From Daucus carota subsp. sativus chromosome 6, DH1 v3.0, whole genome shotgun sequence, the proteins below share one genomic window:
- the LOC108225454 gene encoding (R)-mandelonitrile lyase-like, with protein MDTKLSLLFLAIFFTLLALATPQVQQQSPAYLGFAFNATDLPSEDYYDYIVVGGGTAGCPLAATLSQNFRVLLLERGGIPYGNPNLMSQEGFLATLTETDYFESPAQGFTSEEGVPNARGRVLGGSSAINAGFYSRADPDFYKNSGLNWDLKVVNHSYEWVEKAIVFQPELQSWQSAVRDGLIEAGVDPYVGFTLNHSVGTKIGGTTFDRMGNRHSAADLLQYAKPLNLKVAVHASVERILVASSSFSKQSAIGVVYRDRIGRYHHAMVRDKGEVLLSAGALGTPQLLLLSGIGSRPYLSSWGIPVVHHSPYVGQYLYDNPRNGISIVPPMPLEHSLIQVVGITNSGAYLEAASNVIPFYSPARSIFIRTPAPPLHLTVATLMEKIAGPLSIGSLRLASTDVRTNPIVRFNYFSNPEDVERCINGTRKIGAVLRSRSMADFRFQEWYGGHNFRFVGPALPHDLSNDVELGQFCRRTVSTIWHYHGGCVSGKVVDHHFRVIGVDALRVVDGSVFPISPGTNPQATVLMMGRYVGLKILRERMK; from the exons ATGGATACAAAGCTTTCTCTCCTCTTCCTAGCAATCTTCTTCACTCTGCTTGCTCTCGCAACACCACAGGTTCAACAACAAA GCCCTGCCTATTTAGGCTTCGCTTTTAATGCGACAGACTTGCCTTCGGAAGACTACTATGACTACATTGTAGTCGGTGGTGGAACAGCTGGTTGTCCATTGGCAGCGACATTGTCACAGAACTTTCGTGTGTTGTTGCTTGAAAGGGGTGGAATTCCATACGGAAACCCTAATTTGATGAGCCAGGAGGGATTTCTGGCAACCTTAACGGAGACGGATTATTTTGAGTCACCTGCTCAGGGTTTTACGTCTGAAGAAGGTGTTCCTAATGCTCGTGGTCGAGTTCTTGGAGGAAGCAGTGCTATCAATGCTGGATTCTATAGCCGAGCAGATCCTGACTTTTACAAGAATTCTGGACTTAATTGGGATCTTAAAGTGGTGAACCATTCATATGAATGGGTTGAGAAGGCGATTGTGTTCCAACCAGAGCTCCAGAGTTGGCAATCTGCTGTGAGAGATGGACTGATTGAGGCTGGTGTTGATCCCTATGTTGGATTCACATTGAATCACTCTGTTGGGACCAAGATtggaggaacaacatttgataGAATGGGCAATCGTCATAGTGCAGCTGATCTACTTCAGTATGCTAAGCCTTTAAATCTTAAAGTTGCTGTTCATGCCAGTGTTGAGAGGATATTGGtagcttcttcttctttctctaaACAGTCTGCTATTGGTGTTGTTTACCGTGATAGGATAGGACGTTACCATCATGCCATGGTTCGTGATAAGGGAGAGGTTTTGCTCTCTGCTGGCGCTCTTGGTACCCCTCAGCTCCTTCTTCTTAGTGGCATTGGATCACGTCCTTATCTCTCTTCATGGGGAATTCCGGTGGTCCATCATTCTCCATATGTTGGGCAGTACTTGTATGATAATCCAAGAAATGGGATTTCGATTGTCCCTCCCATGCCTTTAGAGCACTCTCTGATTCAGGTTGTTGGAATTACGAACTCTGGGGCTTATCTTGAAGCTGCCTCTAATGTCATTCCATTCTATTCCCCTGCCCGATCCATCTTTATACGGACTCCAGCTCCTCCTCTCCATCTCACAGTGGCCACACTTATGGAGAAGATTGCAGGTCCACTCTCTATTGGTTCCCTTCGCTTGGCATCCACAGATGTGAGAACAAACCCCATCGTGAGGTTTAATTACTTTAGTAATCCAGAAGATGTGGAGAGGTGTATTAATGGCACACGCAAGATAGGTGCTGTTCTTAGGAGTCGTTCAATGGCAGATTTTAGATTCCAAGAGTGGTATGGTGGCCATAATTTCAGATTTGTTGGCCCAGCGTTACCTCATGATCTGTCAAACGATGTAGAACTGGGACAGTTTTGTCGTCGTACTGTGAGTACAATTTGGCATTACCATGGTGGATGTGTCTCTGGCAAGGTGGTTGATCACCACTTTAGAGTGATTGGAGTTGATGCACTCCGAGTTGTTGATGGCTCTGTCTTCCCGATATCACCGGGAACTAACCCTCAAGCAACTGTTTTAATGATGGGAAG ATATGTAGGTTTGAAGATCTTGAGGGAGAGGATGAAGTAA